The proteins below come from a single Eucalyptus grandis isolate ANBG69807.140 chromosome 3, ASM1654582v1, whole genome shotgun sequence genomic window:
- the LOC120291235 gene encoding protein-lysine N-methyltransferase EEF2KMT-like isoform X3: MENQTAGLHLVSAFLAMEPTDCVMSHARSLGGGSVTVDVQRFIWDHCISKAIGKCHAPYLKNFLKKLILEIESNRDDVLDELYELYSEFMISLKDDNTVKGNVRALKYISFLFPDDANCEDAMVRKMVVPLHCSLNMLEGDTGCSIWPASLFLSEFILSFPDMFSSKTCFEVGSGVGLVGICLSHVKASKVKCLHLPWECASESILQGLKLDIILGADVIYDPLCLPHLVRMLSILLDKTKSSSRLPGVGCGGAIGSSHDYSDGCGSHDVVAACSSAGNAGPTEHPMAYISSVIRNANTFDHFLALVNEANLAITDLTGTLQPASLLPYMQSYNRSSMRLFKLSSK, from the exons ATGGAGAATCAAACCGCGGGTCTCCATCTGGTCTCCGCGTTTCTCGCCATGGAACCCACCGACTGCGTGATGTCGCACGCGAG ATCGCTCGGTGGTGGGTCCGTGACGGTGGATGTTCAGAGGTTCATTTGGGATCATTGCATCAGTAAAGCT ATTGGCAAATGTCATGCTCCGTACTTGAAAAACTTCTTGAAGAAGCTCATATTGGAAATTGAGTCTAATCGTGATGACGTGCTAGATGAATTGTATGAACTGTACAGCGAGTTCATGATTTCTTTAAAG GATGACAACACGGTCAAAGGGAATGTGAGGGCtttgaaatatatttcttttcttttcccagatg ATGCAAATTGTGAGGATGCAATGGTAAGGAAAATGGTGGTTCCTCTGCATTGTTCTCTCAACATGCTTGAAGGAGATACAGG GTGCTCGATCTGGCCAGCCAGTCTATTTTTGTCAGAGTTCATACTTTCCTTTCCGGATATGTTCTCCAGCAAAACATGTTTTGAA GTTGGCTCGGGGGTTGGCTTAGTTGGTATCTGTCTCTCCCACGTGAAAGCTTCCAAG GTAAAATGTTTACACCTGCCTTGGGAATGTGCATCTGAGAGCATACTTCAGGGATTGAAACTGGATATAAT CTTAGGTGCAGACGTAATATACGACCCGTTGTGCCTGCCACACCTTGTGCGCATGCTCTCCATTCTTTTGGATAAAACGAAGTCATCTTCACGACTCCCAGGAGTAGGCTGCGGTGGTGCAATTGGCAGTTCACATGATTATAGCGATGGATGTGGTTCCCATGATGTTGTGGCAGCTTGCAGCAGTGCAGGAAATGCTGGTCCCACTGAGCATCCGATGGCTTACATTTCATCCGTCATCCGCAATGCCAATACTTTCGATCACTTTCTTGCTTTAGTCAACGAGGCAAACCTTGCCATCACAGACCTGACCGGAACTCTTCAACCCGCCAGTTTGCTTCCTTACATGCAATCATACAATAGATCGAGCATGCGACTGTTCAAGCTCTCAAGCAAATGA
- the LOC120291235 gene encoding putative uncharacterized protein DDB_G0277003 isoform X1 encodes MENQTAGLHLVSAFLAMEPTDCVMSHARSLGGGSVTVDVQRFIWDHCISKAIGKCHAPYLKNFLKKLILEIESNRDDVLDELYELYSEFMISLKDDNTVKGNVRALKYISFLFPDDANCEDAMVRKMVVPLHCSLNMLEGDTGCSIWPASLFLSEFILSFPDMFSSKTCFEVGSGVGLVGICLSHVKASKVILSDGDLSTLSNMKLNLKMNQMSTEDDEPVTSEFLDSFDHAQIGGIRTEIDIISSPQVKCLHLPWECASESILQGLKLDIILGADVIYDPLCLPHLVRMLSILLDKTKSSSRLPGVGCGGAIGSSHDYSDGCGSHDVVAACSSAGNAGPTEHPMAYISSVIRNANTFDHFLALVNEANLAITDLTGTLQPASLLPYMQSYNRSSMRLFKLSSK; translated from the exons ATGGAGAATCAAACCGCGGGTCTCCATCTGGTCTCCGCGTTTCTCGCCATGGAACCCACCGACTGCGTGATGTCGCACGCGAG ATCGCTCGGTGGTGGGTCCGTGACGGTGGATGTTCAGAGGTTCATTTGGGATCATTGCATCAGTAAAGCT ATTGGCAAATGTCATGCTCCGTACTTGAAAAACTTCTTGAAGAAGCTCATATTGGAAATTGAGTCTAATCGTGATGACGTGCTAGATGAATTGTATGAACTGTACAGCGAGTTCATGATTTCTTTAAAG GATGACAACACGGTCAAAGGGAATGTGAGGGCtttgaaatatatttcttttcttttcccagatg ATGCAAATTGTGAGGATGCAATGGTAAGGAAAATGGTGGTTCCTCTGCATTGTTCTCTCAACATGCTTGAAGGAGATACAGG GTGCTCGATCTGGCCAGCCAGTCTATTTTTGTCAGAGTTCATACTTTCCTTTCCGGATATGTTCTCCAGCAAAACATGTTTTGAA GTTGGCTCGGGGGTTGGCTTAGTTGGTATCTGTCTCTCCCACGTGAAAGCTTCCAAG GTAATATTAAGCGATGGTGACCTATCAACCTTAAGCAACATGAAgcttaatttgaagatgaatcaaatgAGCACGGAAGATGATGAGCCAGTAACTTCGGAATTTTTAGATTCT TTTGACCATGCGCAAATTGGAGGAATAAGAACTGAAATTGATATCATTTCCTCGCCCCAGGTAAAATGTTTACACCTGCCTTGGGAATGTGCATCTGAGAGCATACTTCAGGGATTGAAACTGGATATAAT CTTAGGTGCAGACGTAATATACGACCCGTTGTGCCTGCCACACCTTGTGCGCATGCTCTCCATTCTTTTGGATAAAACGAAGTCATCTTCACGACTCCCAGGAGTAGGCTGCGGTGGTGCAATTGGCAGTTCACATGATTATAGCGATGGATGTGGTTCCCATGATGTTGTGGCAGCTTGCAGCAGTGCAGGAAATGCTGGTCCCACTGAGCATCCGATGGCTTACATTTCATCCGTCATCCGCAATGCCAATACTTTCGATCACTTTCTTGCTTTAGTCAACGAGGCAAACCTTGCCATCACAGACCTGACCGGAACTCTTCAACCCGCCAGTTTGCTTCCTTACATGCAATCATACAATAGATCGAGCATGCGACTGTTCAAGCTCTCAAGCAAATGA
- the LOC120291235 gene encoding putative uncharacterized protein DDB_G0277003 isoform X2 yields the protein MENQTAGLHLVSAFLAMEPTDCVMSHARSLGGGSVTVDVQRFIWDHCISKAIGKCHAPYLKNFLKKLILEIESNRDDVLDELYELYSEFMISLKDDNTVKGNVRALKYISFLFPDDANCEDAMVRKMVVPLHCSLNMLEGDTGCSIWPASLFLSEFILSFPDMFSSKTCFEVGSGVGLVGICLSHVKASKVILSDGDLSTLSNMKLNLKMNQMSTEDDEPVTSEFLDSVKCLHLPWECASESILQGLKLDIILGADVIYDPLCLPHLVRMLSILLDKTKSSSRLPGVGCGGAIGSSHDYSDGCGSHDVVAACSSAGNAGPTEHPMAYISSVIRNANTFDHFLALVNEANLAITDLTGTLQPASLLPYMQSYNRSSMRLFKLSSK from the exons ATGGAGAATCAAACCGCGGGTCTCCATCTGGTCTCCGCGTTTCTCGCCATGGAACCCACCGACTGCGTGATGTCGCACGCGAG ATCGCTCGGTGGTGGGTCCGTGACGGTGGATGTTCAGAGGTTCATTTGGGATCATTGCATCAGTAAAGCT ATTGGCAAATGTCATGCTCCGTACTTGAAAAACTTCTTGAAGAAGCTCATATTGGAAATTGAGTCTAATCGTGATGACGTGCTAGATGAATTGTATGAACTGTACAGCGAGTTCATGATTTCTTTAAAG GATGACAACACGGTCAAAGGGAATGTGAGGGCtttgaaatatatttcttttcttttcccagatg ATGCAAATTGTGAGGATGCAATGGTAAGGAAAATGGTGGTTCCTCTGCATTGTTCTCTCAACATGCTTGAAGGAGATACAGG GTGCTCGATCTGGCCAGCCAGTCTATTTTTGTCAGAGTTCATACTTTCCTTTCCGGATATGTTCTCCAGCAAAACATGTTTTGAA GTTGGCTCGGGGGTTGGCTTAGTTGGTATCTGTCTCTCCCACGTGAAAGCTTCCAAG GTAATATTAAGCGATGGTGACCTATCAACCTTAAGCAACATGAAgcttaatttgaagatgaatcaaatgAGCACGGAAGATGATGAGCCAGTAACTTCGGAATTTTTAGATTCT GTAAAATGTTTACACCTGCCTTGGGAATGTGCATCTGAGAGCATACTTCAGGGATTGAAACTGGATATAAT CTTAGGTGCAGACGTAATATACGACCCGTTGTGCCTGCCACACCTTGTGCGCATGCTCTCCATTCTTTTGGATAAAACGAAGTCATCTTCACGACTCCCAGGAGTAGGCTGCGGTGGTGCAATTGGCAGTTCACATGATTATAGCGATGGATGTGGTTCCCATGATGTTGTGGCAGCTTGCAGCAGTGCAGGAAATGCTGGTCCCACTGAGCATCCGATGGCTTACATTTCATCCGTCATCCGCAATGCCAATACTTTCGATCACTTTCTTGCTTTAGTCAACGAGGCAAACCTTGCCATCACAGACCTGACCGGAACTCTTCAACCCGCCAGTTTGCTTCCTTACATGCAATCATACAATAGATCGAGCATGCGACTGTTCAAGCTCTCAAGCAAATGA